The proteins below come from a single Drosophila miranda strain MSH22 chromosome Y unlocalized genomic scaffold, D.miranda_PacBio2.1 Contig_Y1_pilon, whole genome shotgun sequence genomic window:
- the LOC117191605 gene encoding uncharacterized protein LOC117191605, with the protein MKGVLATLLLSWLSLARAEPHFIDWEVGLGEQDGFSMVDHERLMDLRTLGTEFFRHFRNISEADSELLEGWLPSQQDLVCLADMAQLMQSLTTGRLWALNMIDSWGTIPAGYLKGNIIDMDNYDKCTGVHKAVSEGHSIQGKYCLLELPIAKWLGFDMDLLKATNMRTAVCFPSSCSAALMETILGQLLQRLLGVSDAKEKFAIDEATCRTGETPSLDSLTIVTMYVLKC; encoded by the exons ATGAAAGGTGTTCTGGCCACGTTGTTGCTCAGTTGGCTGTCGCTAGCCAGAGCCGAGCCGCACTTTATCGATTGGGAGGTGGGCTTGGGGGAGCAGGATGGATTCAGCATGGTGGACCACGAACGGCTCATGGATCTGCGTACCTTGGGCACGGAGTTCTTTCGGCATTTCCGGAACATTTCAGAGGCGGACTCAGAGCTCCTCGAGGGGTGGCTGCCCAGTCAGCAGGATCTGGTGTGCCTTGCAGACATGGCCCAGTTAATGCAGAGTCTGACGACGGGACGGCTGTGGGCCCTCAACA TGATTGATTCGTGGGGCACCATACCGGCTGGCTATCTGAAGGGGAATATCATCGATATGGACAACTACGACAAGTGCACCGGGGTGCACAAGGCGGTGAGCGAGGGGCACAGCATTCAGGGGAAGTACTGCCTCTTGGAGCTGCCTATTGCCAAGTGGCTTGGCTTTGACATGGACCTCTTGAAGGCCACCAACATGAGGACCGCTGTGTGCTTCCCGTCCTCCTGCTCTGCCGCGCTTATGGAGACCATTTTGGGCCAGCTTCTTCAGCGGCTGCTCGGTGTCAGTGATGCCAAGGAGAAGTTTGCCATAGACGAGGCGACCTGCCGGACAGGCGAGACCCCATCCCTGGACAGCCTCACCATTGTGACCATGTATGTACTGAAATGTTAG